In Luteibaculum oceani, one DNA window encodes the following:
- a CDS encoding TonB-dependent receptor, with the protein MFLLRAFLVLCVTAVTTVAVGQSAIRGTVIDDATGETLIGVAVIIEGTTKGASTDLDGNFEIKAEPGTYNLKASFISFAPVTVKDVIVKEGEVTALGTIRLGASAEQLKEVVVTAKAVKNTEAALLTMKKKSTKVIDGISAASFKKIGDSDAASAMSRVTGVSVQGGKYVYVRGLGDRYTKTTLNGMDIPGLDPDRNTVQMDIFPTNVIDNIVVSKSFSAEQSADFTGGAVDITTKDFPEEKLMNVGVGVGFNPNMHFNSDYIKYNGGKTDFLGFDDGTRDIPTGRRTDIPMFTDAIGNPNGAKGQEYQDILRGFNPQMGGYRANSFMNTGVSLSYGDQTAIGERKIGYSFSLSYKNEYEFYEDAEFNLYGKAIDPNQNELTPLERQKGDYGVNNVLLGAMAGAAIKDGNTKYKVNLMHLQNGESKAGIFDFTANNLGTEFQARQYNIEYSERGLTNLLISGTTRNEGDNMLEWSVAPTRSYITDPDIRFLRFRDEGKGVSTESGLPERIWRFLEEYSIPAKVDVTRVVDFNGKETKVKFGASHTFKNRDFDIQGFQINPGDIDFNEKYNGNPQPEDVFSEENLYDSENPNGVRFNPTFIPRNPNQYNSFVHHSGVYGSAEYNFTPLLKSVIGLRAEMFKQFYTGTNQNGTINYNKENVINDFDLFPTVNLIYALNEDQNLRFSFSKTIARPSFKEMSFAEILDPISGRTFVGGLFSETSQDAQGNQITLWDGNLRSTRIYNFDMRWELFNGIGQNISASTFFKTFDAPIEIVQYLSDPGTFQARNVGNATVLGVEFEAVQSLNFISEKLKKFAFNTNVTVTKSQIKMSDSELASRRNSARTGEEIKDTRVMAGQAPYLINAGISFDDKEKALQASVFYNVQGRTLQFVGFANQADVYSVPFNSLNLKVSKGFGPDNKMNASFKVSNLLNDMKEKVFTGYNAQDQIFTRLAPGRTFSLGFSYTL; encoded by the coding sequence ATGTTTTTATTAAGAGCATTTTTAGTGTTGTGTGTTACCGCTGTTACTACAGTGGCAGTTGGTCAGTCTGCAATCCGCGGTACTGTTATCGATGATGCAACTGGTGAAACACTAATTGGTGTGGCTGTTATTATAGAGGGAACTACCAAAGGAGCTTCTACAGATCTAGATGGTAACTTCGAAATTAAAGCCGAGCCAGGAACTTATAATCTTAAAGCATCTTTTATCTCTTTTGCTCCAGTTACGGTTAAAGACGTAATTGTAAAAGAAGGAGAAGTAACTGCTTTAGGTACAATTAGATTAGGTGCTAGTGCAGAACAACTAAAAGAAGTTGTTGTTACTGCTAAGGCTGTTAAAAATACTGAGGCTGCGTTGCTTACTATGAAGAAAAAGTCAACGAAAGTAATAGATGGTATCTCCGCAGCATCTTTTAAGAAAATTGGAGACTCCGATGCAGCGAGCGCTATGTCTCGTGTAACTGGAGTTTCTGTTCAAGGTGGTAAATATGTATACGTTCGCGGATTAGGTGATCGCTATACTAAAACTACGTTGAATGGTATGGATATCCCAGGTCTAGATCCTGATCGTAACACGGTACAAATGGATATCTTCCCAACCAATGTTATCGATAATATCGTAGTATCTAAGAGTTTCTCTGCTGAGCAAAGTGCAGATTTTACTGGTGGTGCTGTTGATATTACAACCAAAGACTTCCCAGAAGAAAAGCTAATGAATGTTGGTGTAGGAGTTGGATTCAATCCAAACATGCACTTTAACAGCGATTACATTAAGTACAATGGTGGTAAAACCGATTTCTTAGGTTTCGACGATGGTACTAGAGATATCCCAACTGGTAGAAGAACCGATATTCCAATGTTTACCGATGCTATCGGAAATCCTAATGGAGCTAAAGGTCAAGAGTACCAAGACATCCTTAGAGGTTTTAACCCTCAAATGGGTGGATATAGAGCAAATAGCTTTATGAATACGGGTGTTTCTCTTTCGTACGGTGACCAAACTGCAATAGGGGAAAGAAAAATTGGATACAGCTTTTCTTTAAGCTACAAGAACGAGTACGAGTTTTACGAAGATGCTGAATTTAACCTGTACGGTAAAGCTATCGACCCTAACCAAAACGAGTTAACTCCACTTGAGCGTCAAAAAGGTGACTACGGTGTAAACAATGTTTTACTTGGAGCTATGGCAGGTGCAGCTATCAAAGATGGTAACACTAAGTACAAGGTAAACTTGATGCACCTTCAAAATGGTGAGTCTAAGGCGGGTATCTTCGATTTTACTGCTAATAACTTGGGTACTGAATTCCAAGCTAGACAATACAACATTGAATACAGCGAAAGAGGTTTAACTAACCTTTTAATTTCGGGAACTACAAGAAACGAAGGCGACAACATGTTAGAGTGGTCTGTTGCTCCTACAAGGTCTTACATTACCGATCCAGATATCCGTTTCTTAAGATTTAGAGACGAAGGAAAAGGAGTTTCAACAGAATCTGGACTTCCAGAAAGAATCTGGAGATTCTTAGAAGAATACAGTATTCCAGCTAAAGTTGATGTAACTAGAGTAGTAGACTTTAACGGTAAAGAAACCAAGGTTAAGTTCGGTGCAAGCCATACTTTCAAAAACAGGGATTTCGATATCCAAGGGTTCCAAATCAATCCCGGTGATATTGACTTCAATGAGAAGTATAACGGAAACCCACAACCAGAGGACGTTTTCAGCGAAGAGAATCTATACGACAGCGAAAATCCAAACGGTGTAAGGTTTAATCCAACATTTATCCCAAGAAACCCTAACCAATACAACTCTTTTGTTCATCATTCAGGAGTTTACGGTTCTGCTGAGTACAACTTTACTCCACTTCTTAAGTCGGTAATTGGTTTAAGAGCCGAAATGTTTAAGCAGTTCTACACGGGAACAAACCAGAATGGAACCATTAATTATAACAAAGAGAATGTAATTAACGATTTCGATTTATTCCCAACGGTAAACCTTATTTATGCGCTAAATGAAGATCAGAATTTAAGATTCTCATTCTCTAAAACAATTGCTAGACCTTCTTTCAAGGAAATGAGTTTTGCGGAAATCTTAGATCCTATCTCTGGTAGAACTTTTGTAGGAGGATTATTCTCAGAAACTAGCCAGGATGCTCAAGGAAACCAAATTACTCTATGGGATGGTAACCTTCGCTCTACTCGTATCTATAACTTCGATATGAGATGGGAATTGTTTAATGGAATTGGACAGAATATTTCTGCATCTACATTCTTTAAAACGTTCGACGCACCAATAGAGATCGTACAGTATTTATCAGATCCTGGAACTTTCCAAGCGAGAAACGTTGGTAACGCAACTGTATTAGGAGTAGAATTTGAAGCGGTACAATCTTTAAACTTTATTTCTGAGAAGCTTAAGAAGTTTGCTTTCAACACTAACGTAACGGTAACCAAGTCTCAAATTAAGATGTCGGATTCTGAGTTAGCTTCTAGAAGAAACTCTGCAAGAACTGGCGAAGAGATTAAAGATACGCGTGTAATGGCTGGTCAAGCTCCATACCTAATTAACGCTGGTATTTCTTTCGACGACAAAGAAAAGGCCTTACAAGCAAGCGTTTTCTACAACGTACAAGGAAGAACACTACAGTTCGTAGGGTTTGCTAACCAGGCAGATGTTTACTCGGTTCCTTTTAATAGCTTAAACCTTAAAGTGAGCAAAGGATTTGGACCTGATAACAAAATGAATGCTTCGTTTAAAGTATCTAACCTGTTAAACGACATGAAAGAGAAGGTATTTACTGGATACAATGCACAAGATCAGATCTTTACAAGATTGGCTCCAGGTAGAACCTTTAGTTTAGGATTCTCATATACATTGTAA
- a CDS encoding toxin-antitoxin system YwqK family antitoxin: MRKKILAFTILLGIALCPLFGSAQRDNSLFETYFDESTDTKYEYLTYNDKLSGPFKKYVEGNLTEEGWLIENQAHSEWRQYSKTGKKLAEVHYVLGKKHGTWKIWDEEGNLRYKYSYNRGKPTGKWVMYGETGEVLQTKDH; the protein is encoded by the coding sequence ATGAGAAAGAAAATATTAGCCTTCACAATTTTACTGGGCATAGCACTTTGCCCACTATTTGGTTCTGCACAAAGAGACAACTCTTTATTCGAAACCTACTTCGACGAAAGTACTGATACTAAATACGAGTACCTAACATACAATGACAAGCTTTCTGGCCCATTTAAGAAGTATGTTGAGGGTAACTTAACCGAAGAAGGATGGTTAATTGAAAACCAGGCGCACAGCGAATGGAGACAATACAGCAAAACCGGTAAAAAATTAGCTGAGGTACATTATGTACTAGGCAAAAAACACGGTACCTGGAAAATATGGGATGAAGAAGGAAACCTTAGATATAAATACTCATACAACCGTGGGAAACCAACCGGTAAATGGGTGATGTACGGAGAAACTGGAGAAGTTTTACAAACCAAAGATCATTAG
- a CDS encoding response regulator transcription factor translates to MDQNNHTILLVDDEPDILDIIKYNLEKEDFNVVTANNGKEGIEAAKKHHPQLILLDVMMPEMDGIETCTLIREDSSISDTVIAFLTARSEDYSQIAGFEAGADDYIPKPIKPRVLVSRVKALLRRKGITDGPAETIALGELEINKEKYSVNKGGEELTLPKKEFELLALLCSKPGRVFTREVILNNVWGNEVVVGDRTIDVHIRKLREKIGEDYIKTVKGVGYKIEA, encoded by the coding sequence ATGGACCAAAACAATCACACCATATTACTGGTAGACGACGAACCAGATATCCTAGATATAATTAAGTATAATCTAGAGAAGGAAGATTTTAATGTCGTAACCGCCAACAATGGGAAAGAAGGTATTGAAGCTGCTAAAAAGCATCATCCTCAACTCATTCTTTTAGATGTCATGATGCCAGAAATGGATGGCATAGAAACCTGTACGCTCATTAGAGAAGACAGTAGCATTTCGGATACCGTCATCGCTTTTTTAACCGCCCGTTCTGAAGATTATTCCCAAATAGCAGGATTTGAAGCCGGTGCGGACGACTATATTCCCAAGCCCATAAAACCAAGAGTATTGGTTAGCCGTGTTAAAGCCCTTTTAAGAAGAAAAGGAATAACTGACGGTCCCGCAGAAACTATAGCTCTGGGAGAACTTGAAATAAACAAAGAAAAGTACTCGGTAAATAAGGGAGGCGAGGAATTAACCCTTCCCAAAAAAGAATTTGAATTATTAGCTTTACTTTGTTCCAAACCCGGACGTGTTTTTACTCGAGAAGTTATTCTAAACAATGTATGGGGTAACGAAGTGGTTGTGGGAGACAGAACCATTGACGTACATATTAGAAAGCTGAGAGAGAAAATCGGGGAAGATTACATTAAAACTGTAAAAGGAGTAGGATACAAAATTGAAGCCTAA
- a CDS encoding sensor histidine kinase, which yields MALKCAMLVAGAVLLIGAISEYFVYGKTTWFSILLFPAVAGISSFVFVSFFIQQFIIAKIRLIYKTIRSLKKDSQDLNLNFSRDLLKEVNREVIDWADDQRKEIEVLKEKENFRREFIGNLAHEIKTPIFAIQGYILTLLEGGMNDPRINKKFLEKASRSTDRMVAMIEDLDSISQLESGKLKLYQEEFDVVALAQDIIDSLEMRAKEHNVTLKFNKKYDKPILVHADPNRISQVLSNLLVNSINYAKPEGGETEIRFFDIDEDILIEVADNGIGIDQKDIPRIFERFFRVDKHRSRHTGGSGLGLSICKHIINAHGYTMDVRSTKGIGTTFLFPLKKVG from the coding sequence GTGGCGCTTAAGTGCGCTATGCTAGTTGCGGGGGCTGTTTTACTAATAGGGGCCATTTCGGAATACTTCGTTTATGGAAAAACCACCTGGTTTTCCATCCTCCTTTTCCCCGCTGTTGCTGGTATCAGTTCTTTTGTATTTGTCAGTTTCTTTATTCAGCAATTCATAATTGCTAAAATTCGCCTCATCTACAAAACCATACGATCCCTCAAGAAAGACTCCCAAGACCTAAATCTTAACTTTTCAAGAGATCTTCTTAAAGAGGTTAACCGAGAGGTAATCGATTGGGCGGATGACCAGAGAAAAGAAATTGAAGTACTAAAGGAAAAGGAAAACTTTAGACGTGAGTTTATAGGGAACCTAGCCCACGAAATAAAAACTCCCATCTTCGCTATTCAAGGATACATTTTAACCCTATTAGAAGGTGGGATGAACGACCCAAGAATCAATAAAAAGTTCTTGGAAAAAGCTTCTCGAAGCACCGATAGAATGGTGGCTATGATAGAAGACCTAGATTCCATCTCTCAGTTGGAATCAGGAAAATTAAAATTGTACCAAGAGGAATTTGATGTTGTAGCGCTGGCCCAAGACATTATCGATTCGCTTGAAATGAGAGCGAAGGAGCACAACGTAACGCTCAAATTCAACAAAAAATACGACAAGCCTATTTTGGTTCATGCTGATCCAAATAGAATAAGTCAGGTACTATCTAATTTGTTGGTAAACTCCATTAATTACGCTAAACCAGAAGGCGGTGAAACCGAAATCCGCTTTTTCGATATCGATGAAGACATCCTTATTGAGGTGGCTGACAACGGAATAGGAATAGACCAAAAAGATATACCTAGAATTTTTGAAAGGTTTTTCCGTGTTGATAAACACCGATCTCGCCACACTGGTGGTAGCGGCTTAGGGCTTTCCATCTGTAAGCACATTATTAATGCCCATGGATACACCATGGATGTTAGATCCACTAAGGGAATTGGCACTACATTTCTATTTCCTCTGAAAAAAGTAGGTTAG
- the trmB gene encoding tRNA (guanosine(46)-N7)-methyltransferase TrmB, whose amino-acid sequence MAKRKKKQFAENKLFDHVIEPSFSEILNKKHELIGKWHQEVFKNDNPIVLELGCGKGEYSVGLGRKYPEKNFLGVDIKGNRIWRGAKTVHEEGLNNVAFLRSKVDFIDRFFAPDEVSEIWLTFSDPQPKKPRKRLTSDKYLDFYKGFLKKDGLIHLKTDNRLLFNYTLEQIQKHKFTLHFRSFDIYHEWDSIPSEMQKQLEIKTYYEQLFMGKGFRINYLCFSM is encoded by the coding sequence ATGGCCAAAAGAAAGAAGAAGCAATTTGCAGAAAACAAATTATTCGACCACGTTATAGAACCTTCTTTCTCAGAGATTCTGAATAAAAAACACGAATTAATTGGAAAATGGCATCAAGAGGTTTTTAAAAACGACAATCCCATAGTATTAGAATTGGGCTGTGGAAAAGGAGAATACTCAGTTGGATTAGGAAGAAAGTACCCGGAAAAAAACTTTTTGGGAGTAGATATAAAGGGGAACAGAATTTGGCGCGGGGCTAAAACGGTTCATGAAGAAGGGCTAAACAATGTAGCCTTTTTACGTTCTAAGGTAGATTTTATAGATCGCTTTTTTGCACCCGATGAAGTATCAGAAATTTGGCTAACCTTTTCGGATCCGCAACCCAAAAAACCCCGGAAAAGACTAACCTCAGACAAGTACCTCGATTTTTACAAGGGGTTTCTTAAAAAAGACGGTCTGATTCATTTAAAAACCGACAATAGATTACTTTTCAATTATACCTTAGAGCAAATCCAGAAGCACAAGTTCACATTGCATTTCAGATCCTTTGATATTTACCATGAATGGGACAGCATTCCATCTGAAATGCAAAAACAGTTGGAAATTAAGACCTACTACGAGCAACTGTTTATGGGCAAGGGATTTAGGATAAACTACCTATGCTTTTCTATGTAG
- a CDS encoding MGMT family protein: MKKSSDAYERIYALVRNIPEGKVCTYGDIAEAIGSKGGARLVGWAMNGSHNANPPVPAHRVVNRLGQLSGKHHFPTPTAMQELLEAEGVKVKDDQILDFASHRWKPTLS, translated from the coding sequence ATGAAAAAGAGCAGCGATGCATACGAACGCATTTATGCACTAGTGCGAAATATCCCCGAGGGAAAGGTTTGTACTTACGGCGACATCGCCGAAGCCATTGGAAGTAAAGGTGGAGCACGTCTAGTTGGATGGGCCATGAATGGCTCCCACAATGCAAATCCTCCCGTGCCTGCACATAGAGTAGTAAACCGTTTGGGACAATTAAGCGGAAAACACCACTTCCCCACTCCCACCGCAATGCAAGAACTTCTTGAAGCCGAAGGGGTTAAGGTTAAAGACGATCAAATATTGGATTTTGCTTCCCACCGATGGAAACCTACATTGTCCTGA
- a CDS encoding Mrp/NBP35 family ATP-binding protein: MSDKPVTKTEIEKALSYVKEPDLNKDIVSLGLVRNLSLDGHKVKFQLSVHNPAMHNKKRMEEACRFNIQRHCGDHLEIEVDIVSLKDTEDPELRKVLPGVKNILAVASGKGGVGKSTIAVNLAVGLAKLGYSVGFIDADIYGPSAPVMFDLRQDKPTTVEVDGKSKITPLEQYGVKILSIGFFAEANQAIVWRGPMATRALNQMFSDAHWGPLDYVIVDLPPGTGDIHLSLVQAVPVTGAVVVSTPQEVALADARKGVEMFKIPQINVPVLGIVENMAWFTPAELPENKYYIFGKEGAAKLAEQQNIDLLGQIPLIQSVREAGDIGRPAVLQEGTQASEAFDKMVLNVIKSVEKRNSEQEPTKKVSVTPQ, encoded by the coding sequence ATGAGTGACAAGCCAGTAACAAAAACAGAAATAGAAAAGGCCCTTTCTTACGTTAAGGAGCCCGATTTAAATAAAGACATCGTAAGCCTTGGATTGGTTAGAAATCTAAGCTTGGATGGGCACAAGGTTAAGTTTCAGCTTAGCGTGCACAATCCAGCCATGCACAACAAAAAGCGCATGGAAGAAGCTTGTCGTTTCAATATCCAAAGACACTGCGGCGACCACCTAGAAATTGAAGTCGATATCGTTTCACTGAAGGATACAGAAGATCCCGAATTAAGGAAAGTACTTCCAGGTGTAAAAAACATTTTGGCTGTAGCCTCTGGAAAGGGTGGAGTAGGAAAATCTACTATTGCTGTTAACCTGGCAGTTGGATTAGCCAAATTGGGTTATTCCGTAGGATTCATCGATGCTGACATTTATGGTCCATCTGCCCCGGTAATGTTCGATTTAAGACAGGATAAGCCCACTACGGTAGAAGTAGATGGAAAATCGAAGATTACACCGTTGGAGCAGTATGGCGTGAAAATTCTTTCCATCGGATTTTTCGCTGAAGCCAATCAGGCTATTGTTTGGAGAGGCCCAATGGCAACTCGTGCACTAAATCAGATGTTTAGCGATGCACACTGGGGACCATTGGATTATGTAATTGTAGACCTTCCTCCAGGAACTGGGGATATACACTTATCGCTTGTTCAGGCAGTACCTGTAACTGGAGCAGTTGTGGTTTCAACTCCTCAAGAAGTAGCATTAGCTGATGCACGTAAAGGAGTTGAGATGTTTAAAATTCCACAAATTAACGTACCTGTACTGGGAATAGTAGAAAATATGGCTTGGTTTACTCCGGCCGAATTACCAGAAAACAAGTATTACATTTTTGGTAAAGAAGGAGCTGCAAAATTAGCGGAGCAGCAAAATATCGATCTGCTTGGACAGATTCCTTTGATACAAAGTGTTAGAGAAGCTGGAGACATAGGTAGACCTGCTGTTTTACAGGAGGGAACTCAGGCAAGCGAGGCTTTTGATAAAATGGTTTTGAATGTTATCAAAAGTGTAGAAAAGAGAAATTCGGAACAAGAACCCACTAAAAAGGTTAGTGTAACACCTCAGTAA
- a CDS encoding NifU family protein yields MNNAGMVSIEDKINEALNSIRPFLEADGGDVTLEEVTDDGIAKVKLHGACSSCSMSSMTMKAGIEEAIKKAVPQINAVIAVNNIVESSLN; encoded by the coding sequence ATGAATAATGCCGGTATGGTATCCATAGAGGATAAAATAAACGAAGCGCTTAACTCCATTCGCCCCTTTTTAGAGGCCGACGGTGGAGACGTAACGCTAGAGGAGGTAACAGACGATGGTATCGCCAAGGTAAAATTGCATGGAGCGTGCAGCAGCTGTTCCATGAGCTCAATGACCATGAAGGCCGGAATCGAAGAAGCCATTAAAAAGGCTGTACCTCAGATTAATGCGGTAATTGCCGTTAACAATATTGTAGAATCATCATTAAACTGA
- a CDS encoding NAD(P)/FAD-dependent oxidoreductase translates to MIETDILIIGAGPCGLFTVFEAGLLKLRCHLVDSLPQPGGQLTEIYPKKPIYDIPGFPSVLAGDLVEHLMDQARPFKPGFTLGERAETVEKDEEGNFILTTNKGTKHKAPVIAIAGGLGCFEPRKPPISNITDFEDKGVEYIIKDPEFYRGKRVVIAGGGDSALDWTIFLSNVASEVSLVHRRSSFRGHLDSVQKVMDMAESGKINLVTNAEVTGLNGDDQLSEVTITKQDHGEIVKKADHFVPLFGLSPKLGPLADWGLNISKNSIEVDTFDYSTNVEGIYAIGDINTYPGKLKLILCGFHEATLMVQSAFKRIYPDKNLVLKYTTVNGVNGF, encoded by the coding sequence ATGATAGAAACTGATATCCTAATTATAGGCGCTGGTCCTTGTGGATTATTTACCGTATTCGAAGCTGGACTTCTAAAATTGCGCTGCCACCTTGTAGATTCACTTCCACAACCTGGAGGACAACTAACCGAAATTTATCCGAAAAAACCCATTTACGATATCCCAGGATTTCCTTCAGTTTTAGCTGGAGACCTAGTGGAACATTTAATGGATCAAGCTCGTCCGTTTAAGCCTGGATTTACCCTAGGTGAACGCGCCGAAACGGTAGAAAAAGACGAGGAAGGAAATTTCATTTTAACTACGAATAAAGGTACTAAGCACAAAGCTCCTGTTATCGCTATAGCGGGTGGATTAGGTTGCTTTGAGCCTCGTAAACCACCTATCTCTAATATCACTGATTTCGAGGATAAAGGAGTAGAATACATTATTAAAGACCCCGAATTTTACCGCGGAAAACGCGTAGTAATTGCCGGTGGTGGGGATTCTGCACTCGACTGGACGATATTCCTTTCTAACGTAGCGAGCGAAGTTTCTTTGGTACACAGAAGAAGCTCTTTCCGCGGACATTTAGATTCTGTACAAAAGGTTATGGACATGGCCGAAAGTGGAAAAATAAACCTGGTTACTAATGCAGAAGTAACCGGATTAAATGGGGATGACCAATTAAGCGAAGTAACCATAACCAAACAAGATCACGGTGAAATCGTTAAAAAAGCAGACCACTTTGTTCCATTGTTTGGATTATCTCCCAAGCTTGGTCCTTTAGCTGACTGGGGACTTAACATCAGTAAAAACTCTATAGAGGTAGATACTTTTGATTACAGCACCAATGTGGAAGGAATTTATGCCATTGGAGACATTAATACTTACCCAGGGAAATTAAAACTTATTCTTTGTGGGTTCCACGAAGCCACTTTAATGGTACAAAGCGCATTTAAGCGCATTTACCCAGATAAGAACTTAGTACTTAAATACACCACCGTTAACGGAGTTAATGGGTTTTAG
- a CDS encoding T9SS type A sorting domain-containing protein, which yields MFKQLLLLIFMSWVFMANAQQDTLFEEWNKIYGSHEEEVPVNMIQLNENRILIYGQKADPPPQGYIRDSYFLEVDTNGTILNEKVVDFGGDEVLRMKELSNGDLLLFGSCSYCYSETHEIGGVEGQQLYYDVFVARLDRDLNVLWNRCLGSSGDDRLITLFELPNGHLKLYAVQDSRYFDGEPQNSYFLKGGKPWVFELKPEGQITNNVSWDDTTRYKYSSVSTIKERPNGNGHIVVLEQTLKETIETQVSQELLVLSFNENGEATDSSLIELSKRDSFDMYFLNYFFINDSILLVDGVLQPKISSGYYPATYNGGWRDLVWARINLNSCKYESLIFFGDSLDEWPNRHDGSSSCSFLTDSTYTAHFRGISRNYPNFNVSVNEDQRLKVIMDYRGDILAMEAMDDYPFCNRENNFLKISSTSYFELHAGYDIEKSDFYFHGSREKPPSIFIRKWSKLPQGSTSATTEIPIIIFPNPSQSDIINLNGKSDFELFQSDGKLLGRYKAKNQLNISGLSDGVYLIRRSDGKVARFIKE from the coding sequence ATGTTTAAGCAACTTCTTCTTCTGATATTTATGTCTTGGGTATTTATGGCAAATGCCCAACAGGATACGCTTTTTGAGGAGTGGAATAAAATTTACGGCTCCCATGAAGAGGAAGTACCTGTAAACATGATTCAATTGAATGAAAATCGCATTTTAATTTATGGGCAAAAAGCGGATCCACCACCCCAAGGGTATATAAGAGATAGTTACTTTCTTGAAGTAGATACCAATGGCACTATTTTAAATGAAAAAGTTGTTGATTTTGGTGGCGATGAGGTACTAAGAATGAAAGAGTTAAGTAACGGAGACCTGTTGTTATTTGGATCCTGTTCTTATTGCTATTCTGAAACCCATGAAATAGGTGGGGTTGAAGGGCAACAACTCTACTACGATGTATTTGTGGCGCGCTTAGATAGGGATTTAAATGTTTTGTGGAATCGGTGTTTGGGAAGTAGTGGTGACGACAGACTTATAACTTTGTTTGAATTACCCAATGGTCATTTGAAGTTATATGCAGTACAGGACTCAAGATATTTTGATGGTGAGCCGCAAAATTCTTACTTTCTAAAGGGAGGAAAACCCTGGGTTTTTGAGTTAAAACCGGAGGGGCAAATAACAAATAATGTGAGTTGGGATGACACCACTAGGTATAAATATTCCAGTGTAAGTACGATAAAGGAAAGACCAAATGGTAATGGACATATTGTAGTTTTAGAGCAAACACTAAAGGAAACCATTGAAACTCAGGTCTCCCAGGAGTTATTGGTCTTAAGCTTTAATGAAAATGGGGAGGCTACTGATAGTTCTTTAATCGAGCTGTCCAAAAGGGATTCTTTTGATATGTATTTTTTGAATTATTTTTTTATCAATGATAGTATTTTACTTGTTGACGGGGTATTGCAACCAAAGATTAGTTCAGGTTACTATCCGGCAACTTACAATGGTGGCTGGCGAGACTTGGTGTGGGCCAGAATAAATTTAAATTCTTGTAAATATGAATCTCTAATTTTTTTCGGAGACTCCTTAGATGAATGGCCGAATCGACATGACGGATCATCTAGTTGCAGTTTTTTAACTGATTCAACATATACAGCACATTTTAGGGGGATTTCAAGAAACTACCCTAATTTTAATGTCTCTGTAAATGAAGATCAACGACTGAAGGTAATAATGGATTATCGAGGTGACATTTTGGCAATGGAAGCGATGGATGATTACCCGTTTTGTAACAGAGAGAATAATTTTTTAAAAATCTCGTCCACTAGCTATTTTGAATTACATGCAGGTTACGATATTGAAAAAAGTGATTTTTATTTCCACGGTTCTCGAGAAAAACCACCAAGTATCTTTATTCGCAAATGGAGTAAGCTACCGCAAGGTTCTACCTCTGCTACTACAGAGATTCCAATAATAATATTTCCCAACCCTAGCCAAAGCGATATAATAAACCTAAACGGTAAATCAGATTTTGAGCTATTCCAGTCTGATGGAAAATTGTTAGGTCGTTACAAGGCAAAAAACCAACTTAATATTTCTGGTCTTAGTGATGGGGTTTACCTCATTCGCCGCAGCGATGGAAAAGTAGCTCGTTTTATTAAGGAATGA
- a CDS encoding 2Fe-2S iron-sulfur cluster-binding protein, translating to MSVVNVTVIDRQGVEHNFEAPTDMDLNLMELCKANELPVKGTCGGMALCASCQCYVLSDTDLPEQSDEELDMLDQALYVKDNSRLGCQIPISENIEGLVVELAPDEED from the coding sequence ATGAGTGTGGTTAATGTTACGGTAATCGACCGTCAGGGTGTAGAACACAATTTTGAAGCTCCAACCGATATGGATCTTAACCTTATGGAGCTTTGCAAGGCCAACGAACTTCCCGTAAAAGGTACTTGTGGAGGAATGGCGCTTTGTGCCTCTTGCCAATGCTATGTATTGTCTGATACCGATTTGCCAGAGCAAAGCGATGAGGAACTTGACATGCTAGATCAAGCTCTCTATGTTAAAGACAATAGCCGATTGGGCTGTCAAATTCCAATCTCAGAAAATATTGAGGGCTTAGTGGTAGAACTAGCTCCCGATGAAGAAGATTAA